The DNA region GCCAGAGCGCGCAGGCGTCCGCGCGCACGGCGTCGGCCGCCAGCTCCAGCAGCGCGCGCGCGGCGGCGACCGGGTCGTCCCACCCCTGCCGGCGCAGCGTGGCCAGCAGCTCGCCCAGGCGCGCGGACGGAGGTGCCGCGGGCGGAGTGGCGAGGGGGCGGTCGGCGGGCGCGGTGTGCGGCATCGGACGACGGGACTGCGGAGGGAGGACGGCGGCCGGACCAAGATACGGGTGGCGGCGCGGTGGGCCAGCGAGTCAGCCGGTAGGGACGATGGCGCCCCGACGGGCGCGGGACATGGGACGAACGTCCCGGGTGCCGCACCGGCAAGGGCGCCGCGGGCGGCGGGCCGCGGGCTGCGTGGGGGCCGTTGAGGTGTCATCCCGAGCGCAGCGAGGGATCCGCTCTCCACGGCGGGGAGCATCCCACGTGTGACGCACGCCAGGTCCCTCTCCTTCGCTGCGCTCAGGATCGGGACGACATGCCGGTGTCACGCAGCCCGCAGTCCGCTGCCCCTACTCGTCGCTCCCCGGCGCCAGCCCCGCGTACCACGCCGCGTACGGCGTGTTGCGCGCCAGGCGGCGGTTGTGGTCCGGCGCGCCGTCGGTCCACCACACCGGGCCACGTTCGCCCAGGGCGTGCTTCGCCGCATCCACCGCGTCGCGCGCGGCGCGCAGGGCGTCAGCGTCGTTGCTCCGGCGCGCGGCCGCGACGGCGCGGCGCGCGTCCATCAACGCGTGCACGTGGCGTGCGCGCTCGGCGTCCGGGAGCGCGGGGTTCGCGCAGCGCCACAGCCGGCCGCGGACGACGAAGTAGCGGCCGTCCGGCGTGACGGGAAAGCGCACGCGGCGCGCGCGCCCCGCTACTCGACCGCGATGCGCGGGTAGGTGCCGTGCTCCAGCCGCTCCGCGTAGTACGCGTCGAACGCGTCGAGCGAGTCGCTGCGCATCAGGTCCCAGTACACCCCCGCGCGGACGCCCTGGTACTGCACGACGACGCCGTGCTTGTACTCCACCTCGAGCAGCGCGCCGACGACGTCGTAGCCGACGGCGGCGAGGGTCTCGGACTCGACGGGGATGCGCTTCATCGGACGACGTCTCGGAGGCCGCGTGGCGGGACGCGGCGCGTCGGATCACGCGCCGCGCGGGAGCGGCGCTCTCGCCTGCACCAGACGATCCACCCGCCGAGACGGAACCGCCAGTGGGTGATCGTGAAG from Roseisolibacter agri includes:
- a CDS encoding KTSC domain-containing protein, which encodes MKRIPVESETLAAVGYDVVGALLEVEYKHGVVVQYQGVRAGVYWDLMRSDSLDAFDAYYAERLEHGTYPRIAVE